A single window of Paenibacillus sp. FSL H8-0537 DNA harbors:
- a CDS encoding ABC transporter permease — protein MVKHHLFWPLVMLGALLLFNLIYEPEFFSVQMRAGKLYGSLIDILNFGAPLILVAIGMTLVIATKGIDLSVGSIVAIAGAMACMMLSQGTDQNMLGLVLSAIGIALVLALVLGLWNGMLVAVFGIQPIIATLILMVAGRGVAQLITGGQIITVSSSSYKFIGAGSLLTLPFSIFIAGGVLLIAALLTRKTALGLFIESVGCNPEASRLAGIRSRVVMIAVYMFCGLCAGIAGLLLSANVSSADGNNAGLWYELDAILAVVIGGTSLNGGRFYLLGTVVGALIIQTLTTTIYMIGVPPEITLVVKAFVVLLVCLIQSETFRKTLAHRFKTRRYPAESEVKRHA, from the coding sequence ATGGTGAAACATCATTTATTTTGGCCGCTGGTCATGCTGGGGGCGCTGTTATTATTTAATTTGATTTATGAGCCGGAATTTTTCTCCGTGCAAATGCGGGCAGGCAAGCTGTACGGCAGCTTGATTGATATTTTGAATTTTGGCGCGCCGCTTATTCTCGTCGCTATCGGCATGACGCTCGTTATTGCCACGAAGGGCATCGACCTATCGGTCGGCTCGATCGTGGCTATCGCAGGCGCCATGGCCTGCATGATGCTCAGCCAAGGCACGGATCAGAACATGTTGGGCCTCGTGCTCAGCGCGATCGGCATTGCTCTAGTGCTGGCGCTAGTGCTGGGCTTATGGAACGGCATGCTTGTGGCAGTCTTCGGCATTCAGCCGATTATTGCCACGCTCATTTTAATGGTTGCTGGGCGCGGAGTTGCCCAGCTCATTACAGGCGGGCAGATTATTACCGTATCAAGCAGCTCCTATAAGTTCATCGGCGCAGGCTCGCTGCTCACGCTGCCCTTCTCCATCTTTATCGCTGGCGGAGTGCTGCTGATTGCAGCGCTGCTGACGCGCAAAACCGCCCTCGGCCTGTTCATCGAGTCCGTTGGCTGCAACCCCGAAGCGAGCCGCCTGGCCGGCATTCGCTCCCGAGTCGTCATGATCGCCGTTTATATGTTTTGCGGCTTATGTGCGGGCATAGCCGGTTTGCTGCTCAGCGCCAATGTATCCAGCGCCGACGGCAACAACGCCGGGCTGTGGTATGAGCTTGACGCGATTCTTGCCGTCGTCATCGGGGGCACCTCGCTCAACGGCGGACGCTTTTATTTACTCGGCACGGTTGTTGGCGCGCTCATTATTCAGACGCTGACGACGACGATCTACATGATCGGCGTTCCGCCGGAAATAACGCTTGTAGTCAAAGCGTTTGTCGTGCTGCTCGTCTGCCTTATTCAGTCGGAGACGTTCCGCAAGACGCTGGCACATCGCTTCAAGACACGCCGCTATCCGGCAGAGAGTGAGGTTAAACGCCATGCTTAA
- a CDS encoding carbohydrate ABC transporter permease, translated as MVNTKDKIFQVAIHVFFIAVVIMCLMPFVLLLTTSFTSEASIVKEGYSLVPSEWSLDAYKFLWSDAENITRSYGITIFVTLIGTFVGLSISALLSYPMSRSDMPMKKQLAFYVFFTMLFNGGLVPTYIIYTQVFDMKNSLLALIIPGLLTNGFFVLIMRTFFQNSIPHAIIESASIDGAGEFRIFFKMILPLSLPILATIGLMQTIGYWNDWFNGLIYITDSKLFSLQNLLNRILLNAQFIQNNAATLNAGEVANAQIPLETVRMAMAVIGVVPLLCAYPFFQKYFVKGLVIGAVKG; from the coding sequence ATGGTAAATACGAAGGATAAAATTTTTCAAGTTGCGATTCATGTGTTCTTTATCGCTGTTGTGATCATGTGCCTCATGCCATTCGTGCTGCTGCTGACGACTTCCTTTACGAGTGAAGCGTCCATTGTCAAGGAAGGGTACTCCTTAGTTCCGAGTGAATGGAGCCTCGATGCTTACAAGTTTTTGTGGAGTGATGCTGAAAATATTACCCGCTCTTATGGCATTACCATATTCGTCACGCTAATCGGAACCTTCGTCGGATTGTCCATATCGGCGCTGCTCTCTTATCCGATGTCGCGCAGCGATATGCCAATGAAGAAGCAGCTCGCCTTTTACGTCTTTTTCACGATGCTGTTCAACGGTGGACTCGTTCCGACCTATATCATTTACACTCAAGTATTTGATATGAAAAACTCTCTGCTGGCGCTTATTATTCCAGGCTTGCTGACGAATGGCTTCTTCGTCCTCATTATGCGGACATTCTTCCAAAATTCGATTCCGCATGCGATTATTGAATCCGCTTCCATTGACGGCGCTGGAGAATTCAGAATTTTCTTCAAGATGATTTTGCCGCTGTCGCTGCCGATTCTGGCAACGATTGGGCTCATGCAGACGATTGGCTACTGGAATGACTGGTTTAACGGGCTCATCTATATTACCGACAGCAAGCTGTTCAGCTTGCAAAACCTGCTGAACCGGATTTTGCTCAACGCCCAGTTTATCCAAAACAACGCAGCGACGCTTAATGCGGGGGAAGTAGCCAATGCGCAAATTCCGCTGGAAACGGTAAGGATGGCAATGGCGGTTATCGGTGTAGTGCCGCTGCTATGCGCATACCCTTTTTTCCAAAAGTATTTCGTTAAAGGGCTGGTTATTGGTGCTGTTAAAGGTTAA
- a CDS encoding ABC transporter permease subunit — protein MIIPGVIYLFINNYLPMLGLIIAFKDVNFAKGILASDWIGFKNFEYLFKTEDAWIITRNTLLYNISFIILNLIIAVGIAILLNEVKKKVAARFYQSIVLIPYLISMVIVGYLVLAMLSGETGFINKQILPLFGIDPISWYSEPKYWPFILVIVNVWKNVGYLCIIYLAAIIGIDPEYYEAATIDGAGKWRQITQITIPLIAPVITIMTLLQIGRIFYSDFGLFYQVPLNTGELLSTTNVVDTYVYRALINLGDIGMSSAAGLYQSVVGFVLVLLSNYIVSKRNRDNALF, from the coding sequence ATGATTATTCCCGGAGTCATCTATTTGTTCATCAACAACTATTTGCCGATGCTGGGTCTGATTATCGCCTTCAAGGATGTTAACTTTGCAAAAGGCATTCTAGCCAGCGATTGGATCGGCTTTAAAAACTTTGAATACTTATTCAAAACCGAGGATGCTTGGATCATTACCCGCAATACGCTGCTCTACAACATATCTTTTATCATATTAAACCTGATTATAGCAGTGGGCATCGCCATCTTGCTCAATGAAGTAAAGAAAAAAGTGGCCGCCCGTTTTTATCAAAGCATTGTACTCATTCCTTATTTGATCTCAATGGTTATCGTTGGTTACTTGGTGCTTGCCATGCTAAGTGGTGAAACCGGATTCATAAACAAACAGATCCTTCCGCTCTTCGGAATTGATCCGATCTCTTGGTACAGCGAGCCTAAATATTGGCCCTTCATCTTAGTTATCGTTAACGTTTGGAAAAATGTCGGCTATCTCTGTATCATTTATCTTGCAGCTATTATCGGCATTGATCCGGAATATTACGAAGCGGCAACGATCGATGGAGCAGGCAAATGGCGTCAAATTACGCAAATTACGATTCCGCTCATTGCGCCGGTTATTACCATTATGACACTGCTGCAAATTGGCCGGATTTTCTACTCGGATTTTGGTTTATTCTATCAAGTACCGCTGAATACGGGCGAGCTGCTCTCAACGACGAACGTAGTAGATACGTATGTATATCGGGCACTCATCAATCTCGGCGATATCGGAATGTCCTCCGCTGCTGGCTTGTACCAATCCGTTGTCGGCTTTGTGCTCGTGCTGCTGTCCAACTATATTGTAAGTAAACGAAACCGCGACAATGCGCTGTTCTAG
- a CDS encoding histidine kinase, with the protein MRFRHPFFYRTLRFKLLFGFLLLVIPIVSFMIYNNLYAINVVRNQVAQSNKNLISLYMGQIDRNLEDVEKYLFNIAAMETGLLVLEQPREQNPDSYSFEKIQLSNQLRNELPNYKSMDMFFIYSPENDDLMSVFGVAPDYASRSVMEQDIVDNIKLAKKPLQKDWFVQHMAGGDYLAYVIQYGDIYIGAMGNVDQLMVPLHLIDLGENGRAFLTDDRMKPIIDTPLDDGISIEPSSSDNEGYQLTGSNDQFIAVGERSSRGRFGLVALIPDSVVLEKLPFLRSIVSLISFGAIIILPIILLLLRKLVLVPVNRIIMAMRRIEAGNLDMRLTKPSSTFEFEVMNESFNRMITQIQELKVNVLEEQLNYKKAQLKHLQLQINPHFFLNSLNIVYNLAQVKDYHLIQEMTHCLVQYFRFMFRSNLSFVSLSDELAHTMNYLRIQEMRFPGDLTFAFHTDESLGKIPIPPLVIQSFVENTIKHAVNTDTQVHIAVTAQALNDDTLYVRIEDTGEGFPPQVLALLQRDMELSNEEGDHIGIQNVKQRLGLLYHDAARMALSGSSGLGAVVELWLPMQPEETGGRRE; encoded by the coding sequence ATGAGGTTCCGGCATCCGTTTTTTTATCGAACGCTCCGCTTTAAGCTGTTATTTGGCTTTCTGCTGCTCGTCATTCCGATTGTTTCCTTCATGATTTACAACAATTTGTATGCGATTAATGTCGTACGCAACCAGGTAGCCCAGTCCAATAAAAATTTGATCAGCCTCTATATGGGCCAAATTGACCGCAATTTGGAGGATGTGGAGAAATATCTGTTTAATATTGCGGCGATGGAGACAGGCCTGCTTGTGCTGGAGCAGCCGCGTGAGCAAAATCCCGACAGCTATTCGTTCGAGAAGATCCAGCTGAGCAACCAGTTGAGGAATGAATTGCCCAATTATAAGTCGATGGACATGTTCTTCATTTATTCGCCGGAGAACGATGATTTGATGAGCGTATTCGGCGTTGCCCCGGATTATGCCAGCCGCTCCGTGATGGAGCAGGATATTGTAGATAATATCAAGCTTGCCAAGAAGCCGCTGCAAAAGGATTGGTTCGTTCAGCATATGGCAGGCGGTGATTATTTAGCCTATGTCATTCAATACGGCGACATTTATATAGGCGCAATGGGCAATGTCGATCAGTTGATGGTTCCACTGCATTTAATTGATTTGGGTGAAAATGGCCGGGCCTTTCTGACGGATGACCGTATGAAGCCCATTATAGATACGCCGCTGGATGACGGCATCTCGATTGAGCCAAGCAGCAGCGACAATGAAGGCTACCAGCTTACGGGAAGCAACGACCAATTTATCGCAGTCGGCGAGCGCTCCTCGCGAGGCCGCTTCGGACTGGTCGCCCTCATTCCCGACAGCGTCGTGCTGGAGAAGCTTCCCTTTTTGCGCAGCATCGTCTCGCTCATCTCCTTTGGGGCCATTATCATTTTGCCGATCATTTTGCTGCTGCTGCGCAAGCTGGTGCTTGTCCCGGTCAATCGCATTATTATGGCGATGCGCCGCATCGAAGCCGGCAATCTGGATATGCGGCTCACGAAGCCGTCCTCGACATTTGAATTTGAGGTGATGAACGAATCGTTCAACCGCATGATTACGCAAATTCAGGAGCTCAAGGTTAATGTGCTGGAGGAGCAGCTGAATTACAAAAAAGCGCAGCTTAAGCATTTGCAGCTGCAAATCAATCCGCATTTTTTTCTTAACTCACTTAACATTGTTTATAATTTGGCGCAGGTGAAGGACTATCATCTCATTCAGGAAATGACCCATTGCCTGGTGCAATATTTCCGGTTTATGTTCCGCAGCAACCTGTCATTCGTGTCTCTGTCTGATGAGCTTGCCCATACGATGAATTATTTACGCATTCAGGAAATGCGCTTTCCGGGCGATCTGACCTTTGCTTTCCATACAGATGAGAGTCTCGGAAAAATACCGATTCCACCACTAGTCATTCAATCGTTCGTGGAGAATACGATTAAGCATGCGGTAAATACGGATACACAGGTTCATATTGCTGTTACCGCCCAAGCGCTTAATGATGATACGCTATATGTCCGCATTGAGGATACGGGGGAAGGTTTTCCGCCGCAGGTGCTGGCGCTGCTCCAGCGCGATATGGAGCTGAGCAATGAAGAAGGCGATCATATCGGGATTCAAAATGTGAAGCAGCGGCTGGGGCTGCTGTATCATGATGCAGCCCGCATGGCGCTTAGCGGCAGCTCCGGGCTTGGAGCAGTCGTGGAGCTGTGGCTGCCGATGCAACCAGAAGAGACAGGGGGACGACGAGAATGA
- a CDS encoding YihY/virulence factor BrkB family protein: protein MAPKSKTMRFFLDMYVRFRDDDVPGVAAQLTFYLILSFFPFLLFVVSLLGFVQLSGDSLAPELIRLLPAETGAVISQVLEEITQGSNGALLSFGMLATIWSASNGMNAIIKGLNTAYEEQESRPFWKIRGIALIATLVLGLVITLVMLMLVFGKTISSYLFDLLHVPSESEWVWNLLKYAIPLTAMLLVFTILYWIAPNRKLRLREVIPGVLFTTFGWVAASMLFQFYINNFGSYSKTYGSIGGIIILLVWLFITSHIIILGGEMNASLARPRPAKPSVQERPPHNRTGSFFVK, encoded by the coding sequence ATGGCCCCTAAATCAAAGACGATGCGATTTTTCCTCGATATGTATGTCCGTTTCCGTGATGATGATGTGCCGGGCGTCGCGGCGCAGCTGACTTTTTATTTGATTTTGTCCTTTTTCCCCTTTCTGCTGTTTGTTGTCAGCCTGCTTGGCTTCGTGCAGTTATCGGGGGACAGCCTCGCTCCTGAGCTCATTCGCCTGCTCCCTGCCGAGACGGGCGCAGTGATCAGCCAGGTGCTTGAAGAAATTACGCAGGGCAGCAATGGGGCACTGCTGTCGTTCGGGATGCTCGCGACGATCTGGTCGGCGTCCAATGGCATGAATGCGATTATTAAAGGTCTGAATACCGCCTATGAGGAGCAGGAAAGCCGCCCCTTCTGGAAAATCCGCGGCATTGCGCTGATCGCCACGCTCGTGCTTGGCCTTGTCATTACGCTCGTCATGCTTATGCTTGTATTCGGCAAGACGATCAGCAGCTACTTATTCGACCTGCTTCATGTGCCGAGTGAAAGCGAGTGGGTATGGAATTTGCTGAAATATGCGATTCCGCTCACTGCTATGCTTCTCGTATTTACCATCCTGTATTGGATCGCCCCTAACCGCAAGCTGCGGCTGCGGGAGGTGATCCCTGGTGTCCTGTTTACAACCTTCGGCTGGGTCGCAGCCTCGATGCTGTTTCAGTTTTACATTAATAATTTCGGCAGCTACTCCAAAACCTACGGAAGTATTGGCGGCATTATTATTTTGCTGGTCTGGTTATTCATTACGTCTCATATCATTATATTAGGCGGGGAAATGAATGCTTCGCTGGCCCGTCCACGCCCAGCTAAGCCCAGTGTGCAAGAGCGCCCGCCGCACAACCGGACAGGCTCCTTTTTCGTCAAATAA
- a CDS encoding NAD(P)-dependent oxidoreductase, with product MKIAVIGATGKAGSLIIQEAAARGHEVTAIVRTASKFAQSNAAVLEKDAFKLTAEDLKAFDIVVNAFGAPQGEETKHVELGKVLIEALQGAPETRLIVVGGAGSLFVDEAKTTRLFETEHFPKEYYATAFNQGSNLNDLQGSTGIKWTFVSPAAFFNPDGKRTGSYTKGKDNFFFNAKGDSYISYADYAIAIVDEAEQANHVNERFAVVAEAE from the coding sequence ATGAAAATAGCAGTTATTGGCGCGACAGGTAAAGCAGGTAGCTTGATCATTCAGGAGGCTGCAGCAAGAGGCCATGAGGTGACGGCGATCGTCAGAACGGCATCGAAGTTTGCACAATCTAATGCAGCTGTATTGGAGAAGGATGCATTCAAGCTTACAGCTGAGGATTTGAAAGCCTTTGACATCGTAGTCAACGCATTCGGCGCACCGCAAGGCGAGGAAACGAAGCATGTGGAGCTAGGCAAAGTGCTGATTGAAGCGCTCCAAGGCGCACCGGAAACTCGTTTGATTGTAGTCGGCGGAGCAGGCAGCCTCTTTGTGGATGAAGCGAAGACGACGCGTTTGTTCGAAACGGAGCATTTCCCTAAAGAATATTATGCAACAGCCTTCAACCAAGGCAGCAACTTGAATGACCTTCAAGGCTCGACTGGCATCAAATGGACCTTCGTTAGCCCGGCTGCCTTTTTCAACCCAGACGGCAAACGTACAGGCTCTTACACGAAAGGCAAAGACAATTTCTTCTTTAACGCAAAAGGCGACAGCTACATCAGCTACGCCGACTATGCCATTGCCATTGTGGACGAGGCGGAGCAAGCTAACCATGTGAATGAGCGTTTCGCAGTCGTAGCGGAAGCGGAGTAA
- the yjfF gene encoding galactofuranose ABC transporter, permease protein YjfF, producing the protein MLKRQYIPIVVTAALLALMFAAGSFRYTGFFSLQVLLNLLIDNAFLIIVAVGMTFVIVSGGIDLSVGSVIALTTMISASLVQQQGWPPAVVIPLVLVLGAAFGWLMGAIIHYFKIQPFIVTLAGMFLARGLCYVISINTITIDHPFYTSMAQTKINLPGGFFISISVIIALVVVAAAIYLAHYTRFGRNTYALGGSESSALLMGLPVARTKILVYTFSGLCSALAGVVFTFYMLSGYGLHAVGLELDAIAAVVIGGTLLTGGVGYILGTFFGVLIQGVIQTIISFEGTLSSWWTKIVIGLLLLLFIVLQRLLSARRQMQKA; encoded by the coding sequence ATGCTTAAAAGGCAGTATATCCCAATCGTGGTGACAGCCGCGCTGCTTGCTTTGATGTTTGCGGCAGGCTCGTTCCGCTACACCGGCTTTTTCTCGCTGCAGGTGCTGCTCAATCTGCTCATTGACAACGCCTTTCTGATTATCGTTGCGGTCGGCATGACCTTCGTCATCGTTTCCGGCGGCATTGACCTGTCGGTCGGCTCGGTCATTGCGCTGACGACGATGATTTCGGCGAGCCTCGTCCAGCAGCAAGGCTGGCCGCCTGCCGTCGTCATTCCGCTTGTGCTCGTGCTGGGCGCAGCCTTCGGCTGGCTGATGGGAGCGATCATCCATTATTTTAAAATCCAGCCGTTCATCGTCACGCTCGCCGGCATGTTTCTGGCCCGGGGGCTGTGCTACGTCATTAGCATCAATACGATTACGATTGATCACCCATTTTATACGAGCATGGCGCAGACGAAAATCAATCTGCCGGGCGGCTTTTTCATCTCCATCAGCGTCATTATCGCATTGGTTGTGGTAGCCGCAGCGATTTATTTGGCCCATTATACCCGCTTCGGACGCAATACGTATGCGCTTGGCGGCAGCGAATCCTCCGCGCTGTTAATGGGGCTGCCCGTAGCCCGCACGAAAATTCTCGTCTATACCTTTAGCGGACTTTGCTCTGCCCTTGCAGGCGTCGTCTTTACGTTCTATATGCTGTCAGGCTACGGCTTGCATGCGGTCGGACTGGAACTGGATGCCATCGCTGCGGTCGTCATTGGCGGTACACTGCTGACAGGCGGCGTCGGCTATATTCTCGGAACCTTTTTCGGCGTATTGATTCAAGGGGTTATCCAAACGATTATCAGCTTTGAAGGCACGCTCAGCTCCTGGTGGACCAAGATTGTCATCGGCCTGCTGCTGCTGCTGTTCATCGTCCTGCAGCGTCTGCTCAGTGCAAGGCGGCAAATGCAAAAAGCTTAA
- a CDS encoding helix-turn-helix domain-containing protein translates to MRQLLIVDDERHAVRGIKAGVEWESLGISVVHEAYNIRTAKEIMSDSKIDVLICDIEMPQGNGFELLDWVKIHFPQTEAMFLTCHADFSYAQKAIQLGSCDYMLKPVRYPELASTVKRALDKLTKADLDREKLHFADMYEHYYQLWESYQPMFMERFWQDLLSRSIPSTKEGVREALAKHNIAYEELPHYKPVLISVQRWHKELTLREEKIMEYALRNSFEEMILAKSGLGRIIQVRSGALLALLPIRQEDGEQLHEQIDSYIEACNRYFFCDLCCYMGSAVPVEEICEMYEQLAELESHNVTRSNERLSLTNCSVSPDVAPLPVMSGWAEMLKLGCGKEMLEEIEKYLDSVKHTGQADARWLRSFYEDFLQMVHQVLHAKGLRAHQVFSAMVLMKRADAVTRSITDLSEWVGVLIKEVSGNLNVVDETQTVVDKVKHYIAKHMSEDLSREDIAGHVCLHPDYLARLFKKDTGLTISEYVLQERVALAKQMLAKTELAITSIAYELGYGNYSHFSKMFKKATSVGPQEYRKLQQSGQAKGS, encoded by the coding sequence ATGAGACAGCTGTTGATTGTCGATGATGAGCGGCATGCGGTGCGGGGCATTAAAGCAGGCGTCGAATGGGAGTCGCTCGGCATTTCGGTCGTGCATGAGGCGTACAATATCCGAACCGCCAAGGAAATCATGAGCGACAGCAAAATCGATGTGCTAATTTGTGATATCGAAATGCCGCAGGGCAATGGCTTCGAGCTGCTGGACTGGGTGAAAATTCATTTTCCCCAGACGGAGGCGATGTTCCTTACCTGCCATGCGGATTTCTCCTATGCGCAAAAGGCGATTCAGCTTGGCAGCTGCGATTACATGCTCAAGCCCGTTCGTTACCCCGAGCTGGCGAGCACGGTCAAGCGCGCGCTGGACAAGCTTACGAAAGCCGATCTCGACCGCGAGAAGCTGCACTTCGCAGACATGTACGAGCATTATTACCAGCTATGGGAATCGTACCAGCCGATGTTTATGGAGCGCTTCTGGCAGGACCTGCTAAGCCGCTCGATTCCTTCAACCAAGGAGGGCGTTCGCGAAGCACTGGCGAAGCATAACATTGCCTACGAGGAGCTGCCGCACTATAAGCCGGTGCTCATTAGCGTCCAGCGCTGGCATAAGGAGCTGACGCTGCGCGAAGAGAAGATTATGGAATATGCGCTGCGCAATTCCTTTGAAGAGATGATTCTAGCGAAGTCCGGGCTTGGCCGAATCATACAAGTGCGCAGCGGGGCGCTGCTTGCGCTGCTGCCTATTCGCCAGGAGGATGGAGAGCAGCTGCATGAACAGATCGATTCGTACATCGAGGCATGCAATCGTTATTTTTTCTGCGACTTGTGCTGTTATATGGGCAGCGCGGTGCCCGTGGAGGAAATATGCGAGATGTACGAGCAGCTTGCCGAGCTGGAGTCGCATAATGTGACTCGGTCAAATGAACGGCTTAGCCTAACTAATTGCAGCGTTAGCCCAGATGTCGCGCCGCTTCCGGTAATGAGCGGCTGGGCAGAGATGCTCAAGCTCGGCTGCGGAAAAGAAATGCTTGAGGAAATCGAAAAGTATTTGGACAGCGTCAAGCATACGGGTCAGGCCGATGCCCGCTGGCTGCGCAGCTTCTATGAGGATTTTCTGCAAATGGTGCATCAGGTGCTGCATGCGAAGGGACTCCGGGCGCATCAGGTGTTCTCCGCCATGGTGCTGATGAAGCGGGCGGATGCCGTCACCCGTTCCATCACCGACTTGTCGGAGTGGGTAGGGGTGCTGATCAAGGAGGTCAGCGGCAATCTGAATGTTGTGGACGAGACACAGACCGTTGTAGACAAGGTGAAGCATTATATTGCCAAGCATATGAGCGAGGATTTATCGCGTGAGGATATTGCCGGCCATGTGTGCTTGCATCCAGATTATTTGGCCCGGCTGTTCAAGAAGGACACGGGACTGACGATTTCGGAATATGTGCTGCAGGAGCGGGTAGCGCTCGCCAAGCAAATGCTGGCGAAGACAGAGCTGGCGATTACGAGCATTGCCTACGAGCTGGGCTATGGCAACTATTCGCATTTTTCAAAAATGTTCAAAAAAGCGACATCAGTCGGCCCGCAGGAATATCGCAAGCTTCAGCAAAGCGGGCAGGCTAAGGGAAGCTGA
- a CDS encoding ABC transporter substrate-binding protein: MRRQAVFVKIIYAIAFLMLLSSCQLTAPAPSSSGIDQALHNESGVGKGKIAGDGTLPEATGIELLQPVRPIVLGFSQLGSESEWRMANTNSVKEAAKEAGIELLFENAEQSQEKQFEAIRSFIRQKVDVIAVAPVVHSGWDEILTEVKQAGIPLIIADRSVDVGDSSLYVTHIGADLYEEGRKAGKYLVDKMRDAVETIQIVELRGTEGSSPSIQRGQGFRDIVLKQPNYKIMASVDADFTFERGKEVMGTLLEQYGDEMDVLFAQNDDMALGAIEAIEEYGLRPGVDIVIISVDGTRRAFMKLAEGKINCIVECNPLLGPNIMQAVQELVAGRTLPKRIVPQESVYTEQMAKKEIPFRKY, translated from the coding sequence ATGCGAAGACAAGCTGTATTTGTGAAAATAATTTATGCAATCGCTTTCTTGATGCTTCTGAGCAGCTGCCAGCTTACGGCCCCTGCTCCTTCATCATCGGGAATAGACCAAGCTCTGCACAACGAATCGGGTGTAGGTAAGGGCAAGATAGCAGGAGACGGAACGCTGCCCGAGGCAACAGGAATCGAGCTGCTGCAGCCAGTGAGGCCGATTGTTCTTGGTTTCTCTCAGCTCGGTTCAGAGAGCGAATGGCGAATGGCCAACACCAATTCGGTCAAAGAGGCGGCAAAAGAGGCCGGAATCGAGCTCTTGTTCGAAAATGCGGAGCAATCACAGGAAAAGCAGTTTGAGGCGATCCGATCCTTCATTAGGCAGAAGGTCGACGTCATTGCCGTTGCTCCGGTTGTGCATTCGGGCTGGGATGAGATTTTAACCGAGGTGAAGCAGGCGGGTATTCCGCTCATTATAGCCGACCGTTCAGTCGATGTGGGCGATTCCTCGCTTTATGTGACGCATATTGGGGCGGACTTATATGAGGAGGGGCGCAAGGCGGGCAAATATTTGGTCGATAAAATGCGGGATGCTGTGGAGACAATCCAAATCGTCGAGCTGCGAGGAACGGAAGGCTCATCCCCCTCGATCCAGCGTGGACAAGGGTTTCGGGATATTGTGCTGAAGCAGCCAAATTATAAAATCATGGCCAGCGTCGACGCTGATTTTACTTTTGAACGGGGCAAGGAAGTGATGGGCACACTGCTTGAACAATATGGCGATGAAATGGATGTGCTGTTTGCCCAAAACGACGATATGGCGCTTGGCGCAATTGAAGCGATTGAGGAATATGGACTGCGGCCGGGCGTGGATATTGTCATTATTTCAGTGGATGGGACGCGGCGGGCGTTCATGAAGCTGGCGGAAGGCAAAATCAACTGCATTGTCGAATGCAACCCGCTGCTTGGCCCGAATATCATGCAGGCGGTGCAGGAGCTCGTTGCCGGGCGCACGCTGCCGAAACGAATCGTGCCGCAGGAAAGCGTCTATACGGAGCAAATGGCGAAGAAGGAAATCCCGTTTCGGAAGTACTAA
- a CDS encoding chemotaxis protein CheW, which produces MSDFIIFNVANKPFAVHFSEIDEIQAAVEGTPLPFAEPWHGGVANIRGGLYTIINLRKKFNLFGQAQGSYQKIILLRQAKVALLVDDIENTASIEETDIERVPDSSEKDIFHQAFRLDNRVIPILHVTLFLASTKTI; this is translated from the coding sequence ATGAGCGACTTTATTATTTTCAACGTGGCCAACAAACCTTTTGCTGTCCATTTTTCGGAAATTGATGAGATTCAAGCAGCCGTAGAAGGAACACCACTTCCTTTCGCCGAGCCGTGGCATGGTGGCGTGGCCAACATTCGTGGCGGCCTCTACACCATTATTAACTTGCGCAAAAAATTTAATCTGTTTGGACAGGCCCAAGGCAGCTATCAAAAAATTATTTTGCTCAGGCAAGCCAAAGTAGCACTGCTCGTCGATGATATCGAAAATACGGCCTCCATTGAAGAAACAGACATTGAGCGTGTGCCGGATTCTTCAGAGAAGGACATTTTCCACCAAGCTTTCAGGCTGGATAACCGGGTAATTCCGATCCTGCATGTAACGCTGTTCCTCGCTTCTACCAAAACCATATAG